One genomic segment of Cottoperca gobio chromosome 21, fCotGob3.1, whole genome shotgun sequence includes these proteins:
- the glra2 gene encoding glycine receptor subunit alpha-2 isoform X2, giving the protein MSWRQTTSELWVPRSTIPDHRPTCLHQTFWTHSWVVRLGMMHEYDRILKDYRVNIFLRQKWNDPRLAYSKYPDSSLDLDPSMLDSIWKPDLFFANEKGANFHDVTTDNKLLRIFKDGTVLYSIRLTLILSCPMDLKNFPMDVQTCTMQLESFGYTMNDLVFEWLENGAVQVSDGLTLPQFLMREEKELGYCTKHYNTGKFTCIEVKFHLERQMGYYLIQMYIPSLLIVILSWVSFWINMDAAPARVALGITTVLTMTTQSSGSRASLPKVSYVKAIDIWMAVCLLFVFAALLEYAGVNFVSRQQKEFLRLRRRQRRNHKDDDMREGRFNSAGYNMSQCLPTKDASAVKNTEPAPNPQPSVPKDIDTLKKKFVDRAKRIDTISRAGFPLAFLIFNIFYWVTYKIIRYEDIHQKT; this is encoded by the exons ATGTCATGGCGACAAACAACTTCAG AGTTGTGGGTGCCAAGGAGCACGATTCCAGATCATCGTCCAACATGTCTCCATCAGACTTTCTGGACTCACTCATGGGTCGTACGTCTGGGTATGATGCACGAATACGACCGAATTTTAAAG GATTACAGAGTGAACATCTTCCTGCGGCAGAAGTGGAATGACCCTCGGCTGGCGTATAGTAAATACCCAGATTCCTCTCTCGACCTGGACCCATCCATGTTGGACTCCATATGGAAGCCCGACCTCTTCTTTGCCAACGAGAAAGGGGCCAACTTCCATGATGTCACCACAGACAACAAGCTGCTGCGGATCTTCAAGGATGGGACTGTCCTCTACAGTATCAG GTTGACTCTCATTCTGTCCTGCCCAATGGATCTGAAGAACTTTCCGATGGATGTCCAAACTTGTACGATGCAACTGGAAAGTT tcGGCTACACCATGAATGACTTGGTCTTCGAGTGGCTGGAGAACGGTGCAGTGCAGGTGTCAGATGGTCTCACACTGCCTCAATTCCTTATGAGGGAAGAGAAGGAGCTGGGTTACTGTACAAAACACTACAACACAG GTAAATTCACCTGTATAGAAGTCAAATTTCATCTGGAGCGACAGATGGGGTACTACCTGATCCAGATGTACATTCCGTCCCTCCTCATTGTCATCCTCTCGTGGGTGTCTTTTTGGATCAATATGGATGCTGCTCCTGCCAGAGTGGCGCTGGGCATCACCACTGTGCTTACCATGACCACACAAAGCTCGGGCTCCAGAGCTTCTCTTCCAAAG GTCTCTTACGTGAAAGCCATTGATATCTGGAtggctgtgtgtctgctcttTGTATTTGCTGCATTGCTAGAATATGCTGGGGTTAATTTTGTCTCCAGGCAACAGAAAGAGTTCCTTCGCCTGAGACGAAGACAAAGGAGGAATCACAAG GATGATGATATGCGTGAAGGCCGCTTTAATTCAGCTGGCTACAATATGAGTCAGTGTCTGCCAACGAAGGATGCCTCAGCTGTTAAGAACACTGAGCCAGCTCCTAACCCTCAACCATCAGTCCCCAAGGACATAGACACCCTGAAGAAGAAGTTTGTGGACAGAGCCAAGAGGATAGACACTATCTCCAGGGCCGGCTTTCCTCTGGCGTTCCTCATCTTCAACATCTTCTACTGGGTCACCTACAAGATCATCAGGTATGAGGACATCCACCAAAAGACTTAA
- the glra2 gene encoding glycine receptor subunit alpha-2 isoform X1 yields MGKPPGMNRSFMKVLAALFTYVMATNNFRVVGAKEHDSRSSSNMSPSDFLDSLMGRTSGYDARIRPNFKGPPVNVTCNIFINSFGSIAETTMDYRVNIFLRQKWNDPRLAYSKYPDSSLDLDPSMLDSIWKPDLFFANEKGANFHDVTTDNKLLRIFKDGTVLYSIRLTLILSCPMDLKNFPMDVQTCTMQLESFGYTMNDLVFEWLENGAVQVSDGLTLPQFLMREEKELGYCTKHYNTGKFTCIEVKFHLERQMGYYLIQMYIPSLLIVILSWVSFWINMDAAPARVALGITTVLTMTTQSSGSRASLPKVSYVKAIDIWMAVCLLFVFAALLEYAGVNFVSRQQKEFLRLRRRQRRNHKDDDMREGRFNSAGYNMSQCLPTKDASAVKNTEPAPNPQPSVPKDIDTLKKKFVDRAKRIDTISRAGFPLAFLIFNIFYWVTYKIIRYEDIHQKT; encoded by the exons ATGGGAAAACCACCAGGAATGAATCGCTCTTTTATGAAGGTTTTGGCAGCTTTATTTACATATGTCATGGCGACAAACAACTTCAG AGTTGTGGGTGCCAAGGAGCACGATTCCAGATCATCGTCCAACATGTCTCCATCAGACTTTCTGGACTCACTCATGGGTCGTACGTCTGGGTATGATGCACGAATACGACCGAATTTTAAAG GTCCACCAGTTAATGTTACCTGCAACATATTTATCAACAGCTTTGGTTCTATAGCAGAAACTACAATG GATTACAGAGTGAACATCTTCCTGCGGCAGAAGTGGAATGACCCTCGGCTGGCGTATAGTAAATACCCAGATTCCTCTCTCGACCTGGACCCATCCATGTTGGACTCCATATGGAAGCCCGACCTCTTCTTTGCCAACGAGAAAGGGGCCAACTTCCATGATGTCACCACAGACAACAAGCTGCTGCGGATCTTCAAGGATGGGACTGTCCTCTACAGTATCAG GTTGACTCTCATTCTGTCCTGCCCAATGGATCTGAAGAACTTTCCGATGGATGTCCAAACTTGTACGATGCAACTGGAAAGTT tcGGCTACACCATGAATGACTTGGTCTTCGAGTGGCTGGAGAACGGTGCAGTGCAGGTGTCAGATGGTCTCACACTGCCTCAATTCCTTATGAGGGAAGAGAAGGAGCTGGGTTACTGTACAAAACACTACAACACAG GTAAATTCACCTGTATAGAAGTCAAATTTCATCTGGAGCGACAGATGGGGTACTACCTGATCCAGATGTACATTCCGTCCCTCCTCATTGTCATCCTCTCGTGGGTGTCTTTTTGGATCAATATGGATGCTGCTCCTGCCAGAGTGGCGCTGGGCATCACCACTGTGCTTACCATGACCACACAAAGCTCGGGCTCCAGAGCTTCTCTTCCAAAG GTCTCTTACGTGAAAGCCATTGATATCTGGAtggctgtgtgtctgctcttTGTATTTGCTGCATTGCTAGAATATGCTGGGGTTAATTTTGTCTCCAGGCAACAGAAAGAGTTCCTTCGCCTGAGACGAAGACAAAGGAGGAATCACAAG GATGATGATATGCGTGAAGGCCGCTTTAATTCAGCTGGCTACAATATGAGTCAGTGTCTGCCAACGAAGGATGCCTCAGCTGTTAAGAACACTGAGCCAGCTCCTAACCCTCAACCATCAGTCCCCAAGGACATAGACACCCTGAAGAAGAAGTTTGTGGACAGAGCCAAGAGGATAGACACTATCTCCAGGGCCGGCTTTCCTCTGGCGTTCCTCATCTTCAACATCTTCTACTGGGTCACCTACAAGATCATCAGGTATGAGGACATCCACCAAAAGACTTAA